The Danio rerio strain Tuebingen ecotype United States chromosome 19, GRCz12tu, whole genome shotgun sequence genome includes the window ttaatattatattttcatcAGTCAAGAGTGATAATCGTGAACACTACAACTCTTTTAAAGCTTCAGTTAAAGCTGAACATCACTTTTATTTATACCGTAGGGTGGGAACAAATCGCAAAACAATGTTTGATTGTCAGATACGGTAAGTGCCACATGCAAATAGACCATGAATACATTTCcataaatgtgtttctgttttacCTTCCGCTCGTGCTTAGAGAAGATATTTATTGATGATCATGTATCTAAAATACACCCATAAGCAGAAATGAGCTCACAGGCTCAGGCGTGATGTCAGTAAAATAGCCACTATTTCTGGCATTACATTATCCTTTTACTCATGCAAAGCTCCTGTTTAATTGTTCAAGAAGGATTACTGCAGCAGTGTATTGACACTAAAGATAATATTTGATGCAGTTTACAGGTAAGAAAAGCGTCCATCTCAAACTTAATCAAATCATTACATTCATTAgaattctctgatgttgttcttgttgttttcagttgatgcattgtttttcctCCGATATTGTTGTATTCTGTAATTATCgatcacactttacaaaaaatgttcattagttaatgttaattaatgcatttactaacattaacaaacaataaatgatacatttattACTGTGTTTGTTCgcgttagttaacgttagttaatgaaaatacagtagttcattgttagttcatgttaactcatggtgcattaaccaatattacaagcatggacttgaatgttaatattgcattattaaatgtttaattatggttaataaatgctgtacatgtgttgttcatgattagttcatgttagtaaatgcattaactaatgaaccttattgtaaagtgttacctaattaTCTACATCACttttaaaagtgctttacaaaaacgTGCCTAATTTTcccaaatttaaaatgcttttatctctgatttaaaaaaaaaaaaaaaaaaagctcaaaatcTAGAGGTGAATCCttccaatttaaaaaaataactgttgcaggggtgcccaaactcggttctgTAGGGCTGATGTCCTGAAAAATTTAATTCCAACTCCAATCAgacgcacctgggctagctaaatCAAGCCCTTACTAGTGCTGCATCTtaattcgcatacttatactacgcccctaaaagtatgtacattTTTGTGGTCACACTTAACAATAAGATTCactagttaatgttaagtaatgcatttactaacatgaacaaacaatgaacaatacatttactacagtatttatacaTGTTAATAAacgaaaatacagttgttcaatgttagttcatgttaactcatagtgcattaactaataataacaagcatggatttggatgttaataatacattagtaaatgttcaattttgaaaaaaaaatgctgtacaagtgtttttcatgattagttcatgttagtaaatgcattatctaatgaaccttattgtaaagtgttaccttttttgtCAAGGAAAagatatacttttgagtgtgttacagaagagtatgcaagctttggaaCATACTACTTCCTCCTTAACAGATCGTTGTGTAGCCTTGtcaatcatccacatttctttcatatttaatttcataccttattggagaagcagcagcaggttaatctgccattcacTAATCTTTCCTGCAGAGAAATCTCCTGAGGTCTATGGATAAGTATGCATTGagacgttaatgtccaaacacgtctttatataagttcagtgtTGTTGTTCCAGATGAAATATAACTCAGAAAACACTACTTAAATATTTTCTAGTCGGCTAGATATTGATTAACAGTACTACAAACATCTTAACTGAAGCGACTCTACTTGATGGTTGGTCTTGCGCGTCCattatgtttgtagtttattcGCACTTTTCACctgcgtttgtagttctaattgaaTTTACGTGTAACGCGCAATGTACTTTGGAcaatatcagcggttagagtatggatGCTTCTACACTTAAAATTCTAActtttggcatactcttttcaacatactatgatttgggacatactaattctattttcaaatactatttaggactaATAGTATGCGAATTGAGACGCAGCATAGGCTTCCTAAAAACtgtaggtgtgttaaggcaagttggagctaaaatctgcaagacaccggccctccaggactgagcttGGGCAACCCTTTCGGATTTATTTTGTAGCAACAACACAAAATCTATAACAATTTACATAGGGATTTCGTTTGTCTGATAAAAAATGAATGCAGAAATTGAAAATGTTATTTGCTTGAGCATTTATGAAATTCCTGTGAGAGCCCTTGgcatattaatattcataattggATTATACATTAACAGAATTAAGAAAGATCTATTGTTAAATAGAAAACCTGTCTTGATTGTAGAACGATGTCCAACGCAACTCCTCTCCTCCCCTTTGTGGACCCAAACCAGCATGTGAACATGACGGTGGACATTGAAGCCATTATGAATAAGGTCAGCACTGTTTTCCTCACCATCATCATTCTTTTCGGCACCACTGGGAACTCTGTGGTCATCTGGGTGGCTGGTTTTCGTATGAAGCCCAACGTCACCAATGTATTTTTGGTCAACCTCGCAGCAGCAGATCTGATCTTCTGTTTGACACAAATCTCTTGGCTAATCAAAGATATTTTCTTTGACCACTGGCCTTTTGGACTCTTTGTCTGCAAGTTTAATGGGTTCGTCAAGTATGCCAACATGTTCTGCAGTGTTTTTCTTCTGGCTGTCATCAGTGTGGATAGAGCGCTCTGCGTCTGGTGTCCGGTGTTCACCAGGAAACGACGGACAGTATGTGCTGCTCGTATGGTCAGTGTGGGAGTTTGGATCATGGCTGGGATCTTTAGTTTACCATACTTTGTGTACCGACAAGTCTTTCCTGATAAGAAGAACTTCAGCCAATGCTTTTTCAAGGTTTGTTTTACTTTCAGTCTTAAATACTAACATATTATCATTAAATACattggtgtgaaaaagtgtttgattAGAAACACTAGAAATTTCAAGAATCTAAATTTCCCGCCACTTCTAAATagctgaaagaaaacaaaatgaagactttggagtggcctagtcaaagtcctgaactGAATCTAATTAAGATGCTGTGGTGCcgcatgaccttaaaaaggttcTTGCTCAAAGACTCTCCAGTGTGGCTGAATTATAACAATTCTCCAAGGATGAGAAGGTTGAAATTCCTCCACAACACTGTAATAGACTCAATGGCAATTGTATAAAGCAATGgtataaagtaacaaattacaaatacacaaatcactgtaattgagtagtttttctcaggaattgtaatttactaagtagtttcaaaaatgtgtacttttactttccctaaaagtatcggtacttttactccactactttccttcaacctgcagtcacgactttattttttcttgtctatggggattagaaaaatcagtcttgtgattcctgtccaatgaaatcgcacacagaaggtaaatgacatcataatgaactacctcaagacatgggcgctttGTAATTGCAACAAACTGTCTGCCGACATCCAACATccaatcaaccaaatatcaacatctaataatgttacagcttgatgttgtgtggacgttaccactcggacgtctatcagatgttggatttgaGTTGCCATACTTGatcaataaatgtcagtatttgacatcagtatgacattggattaagatgttggctcaaatcaaatcaaatatgtGAATGTGTATTTACAGTACTTTTCATTTGCAGGTGAATGAAACAGCTGAGGGTAACAATTCAGCAAAGTATGTGTACTACTTCATTCGTTTCATCTGTGGATTCCTGTTGCCCTTTCTGGTCATCTTTATCTGCTACACACTGGCTGCTATTGGGATCCGCAGGACGAGACTCTCTGGCAAATCAAGGCCTCTTCGCATTCTTGCTGTTTTGGTCTGTGCCTTTTTCCTATGCTGGGCTCCATATCACTTTCTAAGGCTGGTCAGGTTTGTAAATGAAGACAATGAGGTGGTAAAATTAGGATGGAGAATGGTTTCAGACTTAACCTATTTTAACAGCTGCATTAACCCAGTGTTGTACCTCTTCATGGGACTGGATGTTAGGCAGCTCTGTAAGCAAAGTTTGTTTGGGATTTTTCATAGAGCACTTACGGAGGAAGGTCAAAATCGGTCCCAGCTGTCCACTAAAGAAGAAAGTTGTAATTCCTTTCCAAAGGCTGCAGTTGTTGAGTGTGTAAATAGATTTTAAgagtttttactttgtttttctcTCTTGTTTGTTTGTCTGGTCCATTAAATAGCACAAAGTGTTTAATGGGGAAAGGGGAAAAATCTATCACTGTGCCTGGTCTTCTGGTTAATTTCAGAGGACGTTCATATATTGCACCTTTTGTGCATGCAAGTTCATAAATTTTAATGCAAATGTGCAGCGCAATGCTTGTTTTTTCCTGGCATATCTAGAACATTATGAGTtaaaaacatctcaacttttcagaatgccttAAGCGAACCACAAGTCAAGTGACAAGAACCAATCAGCTTCACacattgtatggaatatacacatttcagtaataacagtAGACTATTTACCTCAGAAAAATACACTGCAAGGCTTTATACTTTTCACCTTAAGTAAGACTTGTATCAGAGCTACAGTAAGGGATTGTCAGTGGCGGAACCTCATAGAGCACTTATGATGGCAGCATAATAATCAATGCCACTGGTGCTCAAGCTCAAAAGTGCATTGAAATCGGTGGAGGAATTGGCATGGTTCGTGATTTATACACCAAACCCATcaatttgaaattaaatgaatagAGGGGCTTTAACTGCAGTCTGTCAGCTTTAATGTGAGGCTATTTActtccaaatcaggtgaacattGTAGAAATTATATCAGTTTGGATaagtgcctcccacttgttaacgGTCTAAAAATAataggacagaataataatcttaaatcaaactttcactttttaatacttagtTGCCAATCCTGAAGTCTGGTACACATAGATAAGTACTAGACTCTGGGTTTCATCTCTGGTGATGCTCTGCCAGGCCCCTACAGCAATTGTTATCAGTTCCTGCTTATTCTTGGtgcattttcccttcagttttgtcttcagcaagtgaaatgcatgcttaATCGCATTCAGTTCAGGTGAtggacttggccattgcataacattccacttctttctcttcaaaaactctttggttgcttaatataaacagaaaatattgactgaaacacttcaaaattcACCCTGCTGCTTTCATCAGCATTCatatcatcaataaatacaagagataTATATAAGGTACTGTATATATAAGGGAGATAAATACAAGGTCCATTTACAGCCATACATGCCCATgccatgtcactactaccaccattcttcactgcttaggatcatgagcagtttctttccttctccatactcttctcttcccatcactctgtaccaatgttgatcttgatctcatctgtccataggtttaccaatggtttacatcttgtggtgattctcaaaaacaggaaggccagaaTAGAGTTCTAAAAAGCCttcactctggtgtagtcttctcttgatagttgactctgacacacatacacatacctcccagagagtgttcttgatctggtcAACTGTTATGAAGGGTGTTTTCTTTACCAGGGAAAGAATTCTTTCCACTGCAGTTGTTTTCGTGGTCTTCCGGTTCTTTTGGTGTAGCTGAGCTCACTGGTGCgctctttcttttttaagaatGTTCAAAGCAGTTGTTTTGGCCACATCTAATGCTTTTGCTAGCtttctgatgggttttttttttttttttagcctaatgatggcttgcttgcaacccagactcattctgaaaacatagtcccttGGACATTTTTGGAGATCGCGAAATACGTCCTGAGGTAAACATATtcctgtgtgcgctttttcatatctcaaatttctcttgtgagtgccattcgcgcacTATGTTCTAGCATAaactcaccagaggccgctgtcgactgatttTCTGTCTGACTGACTGCCTGTCTGATTGACGGAATGACTTAATGGCTGGCAGACCAATCCAGTCAACTggcccaccctccttcttccctaaacccaaccaattttatcgattgacccaGCTACCCaattacttccctaaacccaaccgacggtttacaaaaggcgtccagaaaaagaaaagccctcatttgATTATccccacatttttagattttaccacattctcaccagtTATTCacttgttcttttttattttttggattctgtttttgtcttacctgatttgtggaaccgctcttccctggactcgaaccccatcgtcgTCGTCATTGTAGTCAACTTCTctttgcgtctcaagtctgccaatgtACACAACGAGCTAACTAGACAAAACTGGTTGCAACGGGAAAGCCCTacacacggaggtaagcagtcagctggttagcgcgaaaaggaacgccgtcataccgccctgtagcattcccttaaaaaaattaattgcagcCAGCCATACACACCTGTGGCAGCatagtctccagaaacgttcacaggactacgttttcagaatgagcctgtgttgcttgCTTGAATGATAGCGACAGCTCTTTtcatctcatcttgagagttgacagtaacagattccatATGCAAATAGAACACTTGAAataaactctggaccttttatctgctcattgtaattgggataatgaggggaataacacacacctgaccATAGAACGGCTGAGAAGCCAATTATCcgattacttttggaccctttaCAAGAGGGATGCACATAtgtaaactgttgtaattcctacagcgctCGCCAGGATGTAAACACACTCAAACTAAAGCTGACAGTCTTCAgctaaagcacatcttgtttgttttgttttaactcgatagtgttggtgtatagagccaaaaatctTAGACTTGTGTCAATATCCAAATAAATATGGACGTAACTGTATGTAATATGATTAATGTGTTTTACTACATTTCAATGACTGTGTATGACTGCCTGTCTCTGTTTGCTTGTTAACATGAAGATGTAGATATAAGCTCTGaagcaaaaaaagaaagtaaTGGCTTACTGTCTTGCATGAAAAAGTTTCACAGCAAATAATAACAAGTATACCACAGCTTTTATACTCTAGGATGGGTACACTGAATCACAAAACATTTTTGAGTGTGAGATAAGTTAAGtgtgaatgaatattaaaatatgcTACATATGTGCGAACGAGCATTGAAATATGCTCATATGCAAATAAGCATTGAAACAGACCCATGAATGCATTCTCTGTAAATATGTTTCCGTTTTCCCTTCCCCTTTGTGCTTAGAGAAGATATTTAAAGAAAAGAAGACCATCTAAAATCCACTCCTATAAACAGAAATCAGCTCACCCTGGTGTGATGTCAGTGAAACAGTACTATATATTTACTGGCATAACAAGAATTACTGCAGCAGGGTAtcgacacacaaacatacatgatGTAGTTTATAGGGTTAGAAaaagagagactagtgatgtttgtCTGTAAGAGACTagccatgacaaaaaaaaattgccCGTTGGACAAAAAATAATTCGTAAATCTacatttttaagatttaaaagcactgtgatgatgaaaatgagcCACAATAAAGTAAATATCcggcaaacaaatgaacaaaaaataaaataccaatGTTAATACACATTTACTGGTCTAAAAGTGCACCCTGTTTGAATCTGTAACTTTTTTCTTCTTGGTTATTTTTTCATCTTTCGTGTTTAACACAGGATGTGCAACGCTCGCTGATTATGTAATTAGCGTGACACTGCAAGTCTCATACTTGCGGGCGCATGGTGAAATAGATGCTTACAAGTTGTAAAGCATCTGCCAGACTGACATTTATAAACCACAACAGTTACATAACATTGCACTCTGCAGTCAATTTATCGCAGTGCCCCAAGacagattttcacagaaatcggTTTGATTTGATGAAgagttttattgaaaaaaattatgaaaagtgAAATAGACATCTGTGAAGACTGGTATATTTATCTGTGCAggattatacaaatatatttgcttgtgtaaaaaaaaaaaatgttaatgctaTTTTTGAAATGCTAGTGTGTTTTTGCAGTGCTTTAAAGGCATAATGTTATAAGGCATTCATCGTGTATCTGCTAAATTATGCTGCTCGCAGTTTTTCTTTCTTCAGATTAGCGACTTCCCACCACTCTCCTGGATTCATACATTCTGTGGGCACACATGTAGAATATGCCTGCAAAAGACACATTTCAAACTGTAAACATTCaatattcagtcattttcctttgacttttattcatcaagggtcgccacagcggaatgaaccgccaagcaTTCAATATATgtagttgttttttgttttttaaagtacaacctaaaaatgaaacaaatgcaTTGAATAATAAACTACCATATTTACTACAATTAATAAAGAGAGCTCCTCATCATTGGGATTTATTATTCCAAATATTCCAACAAGGATTATATGATGTTCACTTATGGTACATATTTAAatggtaaaacccaaaaagttaaggtaactcaatcCCTTTGAGGagaccaattgcaacaaaccattcaagttcaaaaactaatccaaatgagtactgtTAACTTAACCtatttgagtaaaagaagcaatttgagcacagtaaaacctgataaagggaactcaaaccaactgagtactgtaaaacccaataagttaaagcaactcaaaccatttgaggaaaccgattgcaacaaaccatttgagttataAAAAATGAATCTATTACTtcaacttactccatttaagttgaagtaatgaggtatttaataaactcatcttcaacactgagttcaaaactcttttcaaatgagtagaattaactttcagtaaattttgagttaactacactcattaaatttgataaagttgactgttgggttttacagtatatagTAATGACAACAACTCAAATTATAATGACTGATGAATGTCTAacatcatacactctcagaaataaaagtatgagagctgtcactggggtggtaccttttttaaATGGTACACAATTGTATTtcaagggtccatattggtacctcaaaactATATATTAGttcctacaaattttaagaggaacacttttgtactttttaggtactaatgtgtactcttgaggtattaatataaaCCTTTTAGGTGCTCCAATGACAtatatttctgagagtgttttAACAAAACAAACCCCCTATTTTACTGATGTAAACGTCTCTGATTGGCTATTGTGTTCATAAGATTAGAAATGAGTGAGATTGGctctaaaaaaagaagaaatagcAAGAAATAGCATGCATCATGCACCACATTTGACAATTGCATCAACAGCAGCATGACAAGTGTGAATACCACCAAATTTAGATAGAAAAATGTGCACATATTCACACATGTTGCAGTATACTAAAACAAGAAATATGATGCAACATGCTTGTCTAAAATTAATGCACATAATTCACACTTTTCATTCACTGTAACATTTCACTTTATTCATGATAGCCATAATAGATTTGGCTTAATCATGCAGcgggattttttttctttgcacacCTATATTTGTATTGTTAGTAAGTGTAAAAGTGAACATGTGAGAGTGTAATTTAAGATAGGTCTTGCACACACTTCCCTGTTTCACTTTTGTGACAAAATAATATCATGAAGTCCATCGAAGTCATTTCAACCACATCCTAAGACACTCTATAGTCAGCACTAAAAGTCAAAGCTCTTAACACCCCGTATAAACTTTCCTTTGTTCTGAAATTTGAAGAACATCTTCAATGGGTCAATATTTTCGGTcacactattttgatggtccaattgttgaatttaagttacattgcagcTACATGCCAAGTCATTCTCATTAGATTaacagtagactgttaggttagtgttagtgtgtacttgcaaagtttcttatagtaaattaaatgtctgttgaaggagagGTATCAACAGAAATTAAGCAGACAGcccactaatactcaaatggaccatcaaaattaagtgttccCATATATTCCCGTAAAATAACTGTCTAAGTGTGTCACCTGCAAAGAAGGTCATGAGCATAGCCACCCATCCCAGTATGTAGGACCAGGAGAAGCGCCAGTCTCCGAATCGCTTGCCCAGGAAGCTTAAGGTTACTCCGGTGTAGATCGCCATGGCCAGAAGCACGAAGAAAGCTGTGTGTGAGCAAAACCattgattaaatatataaactgaAGAGAGTAGGAGCATCAATATCTGATTTTTGGCTATTATTGCATCAGATTCTCTTTCTATGACTCATTGTGCTTGTGTTTGTGACTTACTGGAGATGAAGAACATGATTCCCGCAGCGAAGGAACGACTGAATCTCTCAAAGGCAGAGAAGTGAGCAAACGAGAGGATGCCTGCCATGATGCCCGCAAAACACGCCATTCCTGATAAGATCATGAACGCACGTGTGGCATTCCAGT containing:
- the si:dkey-211g8.1 gene encoding uncharacterized protein LOC793537, producing MSNATPLLPFVDPNQHVNMTVDIEAIMNKVSTVFLTIIILFGTTGNSVVIWVAGFRMKPNVTNVFLVNLAAADLIFCLTQISWLIKDIFFDHWPFGLFVCKFNGFVKYANMFCSVFLLAVISVDRALCVWCPVFTRKRRTVCAARMVSVGVWIMAGIFSLPYFVYRQVFPDKKNFSQCFFKVNETAEGNNSAKYVYYFIRFICGFLLPFLVIFICYTLAAIGIRRTRLSGKSRPLRILAVLVCAFFLCWAPYHFLRLVRFVNEDNEVVKLGWRMVSDLTYFNSCINPVLYLFMGLDVRQLCKQSLFGIFHRALTEEGQNRSQLSTKEESCNSFPKAAVVECVNRF
- the lim2.4 gene encoding lens intrinsic membrane protein 2.4, giving the protein MYSFMGGGLFCAIVGNILIVVSTATDYWMQYRLSGSYAHQGLWRYCMANKCYMQTASIAYWNATRAFMILSGMACFAGIMAGILSFAHFSAFERFSRSFAAGIMFFISTFFVLLAMAIYTGVTLSFLGKRFGDWRFSWSYILGWVAMLMTFFAGIFYMCAHRMYESRRVVGSR
- the lim2.4 gene encoding lens intrinsic membrane protein 2.4 isoform X1 — translated: MYSFMGGGLFCAIVGNILIVVSTATDYWMQYRLSGSYAHQGLWRYCMANKCYMQTASIGASKYPLSHKMASEITGAVLWFVQAYWNATRAFMILSGMACFAGIMAGILSFAHFSAFERFSRSFAAGIMFFISTFFVLLAMAIYTGVTLSFLGKRFGDWRFSWSYILGWVAMLMTFFAGIFYMCAHRMYESRRVVGSR